In Paroedura picta isolate Pp20150507F chromosome 6, Ppicta_v3.0, whole genome shotgun sequence, one genomic interval encodes:
- the TIMMDC1 gene encoding complex I assembly factor TIMMDC1, mitochondrial, which yields MGQPPGGSAASPPGWAGEQPVSKPWYAGTPEPPVSGWQRLLELVRKDEFNQYPEETLNICKATFTAGVVGLLYGGIPGFTNAKKRYIEGSDAEMYYSRLDAVQSAHRAAIRGFVRYGWRWSWRVAAFVAIFNTVSISLSVYRDKTSLSHFAAAGAASGGLFRFHLGLGGFAAGSIFGALLGVPAGGLVMVIQKLSGETIVERRKRKRRELYEQQLREWNTNLSITENTSKETEDYIQEETEK from the exons ATGGGGCAGCCGCCCGGCGGCAGCGCTGCTTCGCCTCCAGGCTGGGCCGGGGAGCAGCCGGTCTCCAAGCCTTGGTACGCTGGCACGCCTGAGCCGCCCGTGTCCGGCTGGCAGCGGCTCTTGGAGCTCGTCCGcaaaga TGAATTCAATCAATACCCAGAAGAAACTCTCAATATCTGTAAAGCAACATTCACTGCGGGTGTTGTTGGCTTGCTATATGGAGGCATTCCAGGCTTTACAAATGCCAAGAAACGATACATTGAGGGAAGTGATGCAGAGATGTACTACAGTCGCCTAGATGCTGTG CAATCTGCACACCGTGCAGCTATACGGGGCTTCGTCCGTTATGGCTGGCGATGGagctggagagttgctgccttTGTAGCAATATTCAA CACTGTGAGCATCAGTTTGTCTGTGTATCGTGATAAAACCTCACTCAGTCAttttgctgctgcaggag ctgcTTCAGGAGGCTTGTTCAGATTTCATTTGGGCTTAGGAGGTTTTGCAGCTGGCAGCATTTTTGGAGCATTGTTGGG tgtccctgcaggaggATTGGTGATGGTAATACAAAAGCTTTCTGGTGAAACTATAGTGGAGAGAAGAAAACGGAAGCGCAGGGAACTGTATGAACAGCAACTGAGAGAGTG GAACACCAACCTTAGCATCACTGAGAACACCTCAAAAGAAACAGAGGATTACATTCAAGAAGAAACtgagaaatga
- the POGLUT1 gene encoding protein O-glucosyltransferase 1 isoform X2, with translation MLLPLMSSRSHRAPEDTKGKKFLVQISRAVENYRSCMKENCNCYQGVREQDLTPFREGISKELLSEAISRKLGTHYQIIKKKLYREHDCMFPARCSGIEHFILEIIDHLPDMEFVVNVRDYPQVPKWTKPLIPIFSFSKTSEYYDIMYPAWTFWEGGPAVWPIYPTGLGRWDIMREDLRSSAEKWPWKKKIPTAYFRGSRTSPERDPLILLSRENPDLVDAEYTKNQAWKSERDTLGKPPAKEVPLVDHCKYKYLFNFRGVAASFRFKHLFLCGSLVFHVGEDWQEFFYAQLKPWVHYVPVKSDLSNVRELLQFVKENDDIAQEIADRGRQFIVDHLQMEDISCYWERLLTEYSKALIYKVKRKSNYSEISNRPLKTEL, from the exons atgcTTCTCCCGCTGATGTCTTCCCGCAGCCATCGTGCCCCAGAAG ATACAAAGGGGAAGAAATTCCTGGTCCAGATTAGCAGAGCTGTAGAGAACTACAGGTCGTGCATGAAGGAAAATTGCAATTGTTATCAAGG AGTTAGAGAACAAGATTTGACTCCCTTTCGAGAGGGGATCTCCAAGGAGTTGCTGTCAGAAGCAATCAGTCGGAAGCTGGGGACGCACTACCAGATCATCAAGAAGAAGCTGTACCGTGAGCATGATTGCATGTTCCCTGCAAG GTGTAGTGGCATTGAGCATTTTATCTTGGAGATAATTGACCATCTTCCAGATATGGAGTTCGTGGTCAATGTACGAGATTATCCCCAGGTGCCCAAATGGACAAAACCTCTCATTCccatcttctccttcagtaag ACTTCAGAATACTATGATATTATGTATCCtgcctggacattttgggaaggaggaCCAGCTGTGTGGCCCATTTACCCAACAGGCCTGGGACGCTGGGACATAATGAGAGAGGACCTCCGAAG CTCAGCAGAAAAATggccatggaagaagaagattcccACGGCCTACTTCCGAGGCTCGCG AACAAGCCCAGAGCGAGACCCCCTCATTCTTCTTTCTCGAGAAAATCCAGACCTTGTGGATGCAGAATACACGAAAAACCAAGCCTGGAAATCTGAAAGA GACACCCTTGGAAAACCACCTGCTAAGGAAGTTCCTCTGGTGGACCATTGTAAGTACAA ATACCTCTTTAACTTCCGAGGTGTAGCAGCCAGCTTTCGATTCAAACACCTCTTCCTGTGTGGCTCATTGGTTTTTCACGTTGGGGAAGACTGGCAAGAATTCTTCTATGCGCAGCTGAAACCTTGGGTTCACTATGTCCCAGTCAAGTCTGATCTTTCCAATGTGAG GGAGCTGCTGCAGTTTGTAAAAGAAAATGATGACATAGCCCAAGAAATTGCAGACAG GGGTCGCCAGTTTATTGTGGATCATCTGCAGATGGAGGATATCTCTTGCTATTGGGAAAGACTTCTAACTGAATATTCTAAAGCCCTGATTTACAAAGTTAAACGGAAGAGTAACTACAGCGAGATTTCCAACAGGCCACTGAAAACAGAACTGTAG
- the POGLUT1 gene encoding protein O-glucosyltransferase 1 isoform X1, translated as MESLWPRRVAALLLLGVCCWGSSAADTKGKKFLVQISRAVENYRSCMKENCNCYQGVREQDLTPFREGISKELLSEAISRKLGTHYQIIKKKLYREHDCMFPARCSGIEHFILEIIDHLPDMEFVVNVRDYPQVPKWTKPLIPIFSFSKTSEYYDIMYPAWTFWEGGPAVWPIYPTGLGRWDIMREDLRSSAEKWPWKKKIPTAYFRGSRTSPERDPLILLSRENPDLVDAEYTKNQAWKSERDTLGKPPAKEVPLVDHCKYKYLFNFRGVAASFRFKHLFLCGSLVFHVGEDWQEFFYAQLKPWVHYVPVKSDLSNVRELLQFVKENDDIAQEIADRGRQFIVDHLQMEDISCYWERLLTEYSKALIYKVKRKSNYSEISNRPLKTEL; from the exons atggagtctctctggccgCGGCGAGTGGCAGCTCTGCTTCTGCTGGGCGTTTGCTGCTGGGGAAGCAGCGCCGCAG ATACAAAGGGGAAGAAATTCCTGGTCCAGATTAGCAGAGCTGTAGAGAACTACAGGTCGTGCATGAAGGAAAATTGCAATTGTTATCAAGG AGTTAGAGAACAAGATTTGACTCCCTTTCGAGAGGGGATCTCCAAGGAGTTGCTGTCAGAAGCAATCAGTCGGAAGCTGGGGACGCACTACCAGATCATCAAGAAGAAGCTGTACCGTGAGCATGATTGCATGTTCCCTGCAAG GTGTAGTGGCATTGAGCATTTTATCTTGGAGATAATTGACCATCTTCCAGATATGGAGTTCGTGGTCAATGTACGAGATTATCCCCAGGTGCCCAAATGGACAAAACCTCTCATTCccatcttctccttcagtaag ACTTCAGAATACTATGATATTATGTATCCtgcctggacattttgggaaggaggaCCAGCTGTGTGGCCCATTTACCCAACAGGCCTGGGACGCTGGGACATAATGAGAGAGGACCTCCGAAG CTCAGCAGAAAAATggccatggaagaagaagattcccACGGCCTACTTCCGAGGCTCGCG AACAAGCCCAGAGCGAGACCCCCTCATTCTTCTTTCTCGAGAAAATCCAGACCTTGTGGATGCAGAATACACGAAAAACCAAGCCTGGAAATCTGAAAGA GACACCCTTGGAAAACCACCTGCTAAGGAAGTTCCTCTGGTGGACCATTGTAAGTACAA ATACCTCTTTAACTTCCGAGGTGTAGCAGCCAGCTTTCGATTCAAACACCTCTTCCTGTGTGGCTCATTGGTTTTTCACGTTGGGGAAGACTGGCAAGAATTCTTCTATGCGCAGCTGAAACCTTGGGTTCACTATGTCCCAGTCAAGTCTGATCTTTCCAATGTGAG GGAGCTGCTGCAGTTTGTAAAAGAAAATGATGACATAGCCCAAGAAATTGCAGACAG GGGTCGCCAGTTTATTGTGGATCATCTGCAGATGGAGGATATCTCTTGCTATTGGGAAAGACTTCTAACTGAATATTCTAAAGCCCTGATTTACAAAGTTAAACGGAAGAGTAACTACAGCGAGATTTCCAACAGGCCACTGAAAACAGAACTGTAG
- the POGLUT1 gene encoding protein O-glucosyltransferase 1 isoform X3, protein MGGGAAPDFPWRGLRRANYKSQNSEKSGPRFMRMGTTCREWGWSSPLFVGPVAWQSLRRPVVCAGAVRVFAAMESLWPRRVAALLLLGVCCWGSSAAGGHTKGKKFLVQISRAVENYRSCMKENCNCYQGVREQDLTPFREGISKELLSEAISRKLGTHYQIIKKKLYREHDCMFPARCSGIEHFILEIIDHLPDMEFVVNVRDYPQVPKWTKPLIPIFSFSKTSEYYDIMYPAWTFWEGGPAVWPIYPTGLGRWDIMREDLRSSAEKWPWKKKIPTAYFRGSRTSPERDPLILLSRENPDLVDAEYTKNQAWKSERDTLGKPPAKEVPLVDHCKYKYLFNFRGVAASFRFKHLFLCGSLVFHVGEDWQEFFYAQLKPWVHYVPVKSDLSNVRELLQFVKENDDIAQEIADRGRQFIVDHLQMEDISCYWERLLTEYSKALIYKVKRKSNYSEISNRPLKTEL, encoded by the exons ATGGGAGGAGGTGCCGCACCAGACTTCCCCTGGCGCGGGTTGCGACGTGCAAACTACAAATCCCAGAACTCGGAGAAATCCGGACCGCGATTTATGCGCATGGGCACCACCTGCCGGGAATGGGGGTGGAGTTCCCCCCTTTTTGTTGGACCGGTTGCATGGCAATCCCTGCGTCGGCCCGTGGTGTGCGCAGGCGCCGTGCGTGTCTTTGCCGcgatggagtctctctggccgCGGCGAGTGGCAGCTCTGCTTCTGCTGGGCGTTTGCTGCTGGGGAAGCAGCGCCGCAGGTGGGC ATACAAAGGGGAAGAAATTCCTGGTCCAGATTAGCAGAGCTGTAGAGAACTACAGGTCGTGCATGAAGGAAAATTGCAATTGTTATCAAGG AGTTAGAGAACAAGATTTGACTCCCTTTCGAGAGGGGATCTCCAAGGAGTTGCTGTCAGAAGCAATCAGTCGGAAGCTGGGGACGCACTACCAGATCATCAAGAAGAAGCTGTACCGTGAGCATGATTGCATGTTCCCTGCAAG GTGTAGTGGCATTGAGCATTTTATCTTGGAGATAATTGACCATCTTCCAGATATGGAGTTCGTGGTCAATGTACGAGATTATCCCCAGGTGCCCAAATGGACAAAACCTCTCATTCccatcttctccttcagtaag ACTTCAGAATACTATGATATTATGTATCCtgcctggacattttgggaaggaggaCCAGCTGTGTGGCCCATTTACCCAACAGGCCTGGGACGCTGGGACATAATGAGAGAGGACCTCCGAAG CTCAGCAGAAAAATggccatggaagaagaagattcccACGGCCTACTTCCGAGGCTCGCG AACAAGCCCAGAGCGAGACCCCCTCATTCTTCTTTCTCGAGAAAATCCAGACCTTGTGGATGCAGAATACACGAAAAACCAAGCCTGGAAATCTGAAAGA GACACCCTTGGAAAACCACCTGCTAAGGAAGTTCCTCTGGTGGACCATTGTAAGTACAA ATACCTCTTTAACTTCCGAGGTGTAGCAGCCAGCTTTCGATTCAAACACCTCTTCCTGTGTGGCTCATTGGTTTTTCACGTTGGGGAAGACTGGCAAGAATTCTTCTATGCGCAGCTGAAACCTTGGGTTCACTATGTCCCAGTCAAGTCTGATCTTTCCAATGTGAG GGAGCTGCTGCAGTTTGTAAAAGAAAATGATGACATAGCCCAAGAAATTGCAGACAG GGGTCGCCAGTTTATTGTGGATCATCTGCAGATGGAGGATATCTCTTGCTATTGGGAAAGACTTCTAACTGAATATTCTAAAGCCCTGATTTACAAAGTTAAACGGAAGAGTAACTACAGCGAGATTTCCAACAGGCCACTGAAAACAGAACTGTAG